GGTGCTACTTCTGGGAAAGAGCGGGGACAGCAGCAGTGCCAGCTCAGGGCTGGCCAGGCAAGGCAGGTCCCCCCTAGCCGGAGGCGAATAGGCCCCCACCGGGGACAGGCGGACAGGcagcagctgctcctctgggGGACTCGGCGCCCCCAGTAGCCGCAGCCCAGCGCCGGGCCAGCCGGCCAGAGGCGCCAGGAGCAGAGACCCAGCTGCGGCCGCGCCCCCACCCTCCAACAGGGGGCGCCCGTCAGCCGAGAACCGGAAAACCAGAGGCCGAGGGAGCGGGAGGGGACTGGCTGCAGGCAGGATTGGCGGGGCAGGTGCGGAGGGGAAGGAGGCCAGCGGGATGGGCAGCCAGGCAAGGAGGGGCGGGAGAAAGAGGGAGCAAAGAGTTAGTCCCGTAACCCAAGGACCCACCCAGTTTCCCTTTCCCGGAGCGCTCCGTGGTAGAAGGGGACGGGAAGGATGGGTGACACAGAATGGAGGGGAGACAGGGGGTCGGGTTGGAAGCTTTGGAGGTGTGGGCGAGGCCAAAGCCCAGCCCTCCTCTCGCTACCTCCTGTGGCCTCTTACCCTCAACGCCGGCCTGCGGGCCTGGTTCCTCTGGCTCCTTTGCGGCTGGGGCCTCCTCACCAGCAGCTGGGCTCCCCGCCCTGCCCTCTTCGGGCTGCCCCTCTGCTATGGGCTGCAGCCCAGGTCGGTTCTTCTTCCTCCGTGGAGGGACGGGTGGAGGTGGGGGCCGGGGCGGGACCAAGGACCAGCCAGCTGGGGGGTCTCGGGGCGGGACTGGTGGGGGCGGGGCCCGGCTTCGGGACCTGAGTTCCTTGAAGGTGGTGACTTCCCGGGGAGGCGCCGGGGAGCCACCGAGCGACCCCGTGGGGGGCAGCTCGGTGTCTGGCGAGAAGACGATGAGCCAGTCACTGCGGTCTTTCTTGGCCTGCGGCACGAGGGGCAGCCCTGGGCCCCGCTTGCGCTTCTGGGCCAGCTCGTGGAAGGACGTGATTGTCCGGTGGGGCACCGGCTCCTTGCTGACGTCACTTCTCCATTCCCCATCAGTTTTCCCTGCATCTGTTTTGGAGCCCGTATCAGTTATTCCTGTATTGGTCTTCCAACCGGAGTCGAATTTTCCAGGTTCAGTTTTCCAGCTAGAGTTAATATTCCCATTGACTTTCCAATCAGAGTTATTGTTCTCAGTGATTTTCCAGccagcttcagttttctctttgtcAATTTTCCAAATGGGGTTGATTTTCCAACTGGGTTCGGTTTTCCCAGCATCGATTTTCCCATCATCAGCCTCTAGGAGGTCAGAGGTAGGGAGGTCCTGCTCCTCAGCCTCATCCTCTTCCTCTAGTCCTGGGGAAGGCAGGTCCTGGCAGGTGGTCAGGGCATTGCAGTTGGAGTCCAGGCCAGAGCCAGGTGGAGAGGAAGCTTCAGAGCAGGAATCAGGAGAGCAACAAAAGCTGTCTGGGGAGCAGGCGCCTGGACCTGCAGAAGCCAGTGGGGAGCCTTGCTCCAGAGGAATGATGCTGGGCTGAGGGTGGACATCCTCattgccagggaggtccctggagTAGACCGAGATGGGGGACTCATCAGGGCTAAGATCTGAGCAGGAGCTGAGAGAGGAGGAGCAACCCGGGTCTGAGGGAGAGGCAGCCCCCTCTTCGTCCTGTGCTGGGTCCTGCCGGTTTTCTAGGCCTGGCCCATGCTCCTGGCAACATCGGCAGGGAACGGCTGGGCTGTTGGAATTGGCGTCCACCAAGGTCCCGCTGCAGGGGCCCCGGCTCTCCTTGCCCCCAGTGtcacctgggggaggggatgtgcTCAAGGGCCCCTCCCGAGGCTCCGGACGGCGGGACAAGTGCAGGCCCAGAGAGACATGCTGGAGGTGGATGTGGTTGAGGTTGCAGAGTAAAGCCCTCTGAGGGGACAGCATGGTGCCAGCGGCGACGGGATGGCCTCTAGAGAATGAGGAGGAGCAGGCCTCTCACATCCACCTACCTGGCAACCGCAGATGCAGCCCTAGAAGACAGGGATGGTGAAACCCAGCCAGTGAGGGAGCGGGCCGCGGGAAGGACACGGAGGTGACTGACGGCTGGGGCAGGCCTGGAAAGGCGCCTTGGACAATATTTAAATGAGATGCAAATAGACATCGACTGGCCATTAGTTTCCGCTGCAGTGTTTGCAGGTGGAGTCGAATGTAACCCCCCAGGAATGGGGCGGGGAGGGTCAGAGAATGCGGCTGCGCTCTCGATCTCCTTGGAGGTGCAGGGGCTTGGAAAAGAATGGGGCCCAGAATGGACTCCGGGTCCTCTCTGCTGCAATCTGGCTCTGCTCCCCAGCCTGCCCCTCACTCCCAGGGGAAGGGGTCAAGGGACGCCCCGCCCAGATGCTCTGAAATTGGGTGGTGGGGAGGCTCGTCTGGCTGGCTGATGCAGGAAAGGGGCGGGCGTGGGGGAAAGGACGGAGCAGCCGTCATCATGTCAACTCCGCCTGGCAGTTGGGCCAGCCGGCACAGACCCCGAGCTCCGGCCTCCAGCCACGGTGCACGTTCACCCTGCTCCGAAAACCAGCGCGTCTATCCATTCTCTCCCCATTTGTCTCTATCATCCAGCTACCACCCCACCCCTTCTCTATTCATTTTTTACCGCTAACCTCTCTTGCCCCACCCCGCGTGCCCCAACCCGTCCATCCACACCCACAGGACGAGCCATCCTCACCAGGGTCCTCCTGCAACCGCTCCAGCGTCTGCTCCTTCGCAGCTCGGGTCCCCGCCCGGCCTGCACagactggaggggaggggagctgggacaACCGGCGCCAGCGCTGCGCAGCCGCGCCCCTTCACGCATGGGCGTGGCGTGGCTCAGACCCAGCCCCCAGCGCTTGACGTCTCGCCTGTGTCACCCACCCAGGCCCGGCTCAATGGCTTTTGATGCAGCCTAAGCTTTCAGTCCCAAGAGGGTCCTGAAGCCAAGGCCCGAGGTCCTCGCTTCCATGCaactgccccccaccctgcccattCTAGACAGAGCTGCGCCCCTGGCTGGCACAAGCAGGAACAGAAGAACCACAGGTTAGACAACAATTTATTGAGAGCCTCCCCCTCCACCTTCACAGTCTCTAAGTCACTTTTTCCGCTTGTAGATCTTGTTTGCTAGCCCCAAGAAgatggctgggggcaggggcgcAGCATACTGCTCAATGAGACCCATAATGTGGCTGTAACTGTGTTCCTCGTactgcgtgaacacagcccgaAGATTCATCTCCTCGTATAGCGCCTTTACCCGGGCCACCTTCTCGGCCTCCTTCTGCCCATAGTTCTCCTGAAGGATTGGAGGCAGGAAAATGGGCTTATTAATCTCCCCCCAGCACCTCCAggtcccctctccttcccccatccAGATATTCCAGAACATCTCCAATGCCATTCACTCCATCCCTGCCTCCAGTTTCAAGTGTCTCTTAGTATCTAAGATCTtgaacctccccctccccctccccatcccaaatGCTCAGATAGTggctcaggcctcagtttcctctagtCCAGGGTTTCCCAACCCTTGGCACATTTGaaattttgggctggataatacTTTGTGTGGAAAGCTACTGTATGCATTGTAAGATGTTgggcagcatctctggcctctacccactagagaTACCTGtggcacatgcacacacaccaagttatgacaaaaaaaaatgtctcctgaCACTGCCAAACGTCCTCTGGGGGGTCAAAATCACCCTCACTGAAGAACCACTGCTCTATCCCCTTTTTCAGCAGCTCAGGGATCCACAGCCCTCTCTCAGGCACCTGCAGGATCTGGCGCTGTTCCGGAGAGGCCCGTTGCAGACACTGAACCACCAGCCAGCTGCACTTGTTGTCCTGGATGTCAGTGCCGATCTTGCCCATCACACTGGGATCCCCAAAGAGATCAAGGTAATCATcctgggtgggggcaggtgcAGAAAAGGAGGAATGAAGAGGCTCCAaggcagggaaagaggaaagtTGGAGCCTTTTCTCTGCCAGTGCCTCATGCCTTCCTACCTGAATCTGAAAGAACTCTCCCATCTCCAGCAGGATCTTCTTGGCATTGGCATGCTCCTTCTCCCCATCAATGCCCGCCTACAGTGAAAAGGGGATTAACAAGCCATACACCAGAGATGCCTTCATCTTCCTGTGGCTGCTTCATTCCACGAGGTCTTGCCCCAGTGCAGCCCCCAAATCTTCTGTCCTCTCCTTTCAGACATCCCTGGCTTCCCTGATCTAGGAAATCCTGACTGATGGCCCAGCCCCCATCCCACTTATTTTAGCTGGGTCTTCCTGTGAGTCATGGCAGAGGTGAGTCCATTCTGGAGGCCCTCAGACTATCTCTTCTCTCACAAGGCTCAGTCCCTGAGTCACTGATCCTTCTTCCTAATCTTTTCGCCATTTCCAGATTCTTTCAGGATAAAAAGGAAACTTGGAGAAGGTCAGCACAGACAGTTAATCCCACTGACCACCTCCGAATCCAGTCTCCTCCCTCTCAGCCTGAATTATATCCTCCCCACTCCTATCCGTACTCAGATGGAGGATTTATTGTTCCCCCTTGATGGGCCATCCACATTCATATTAACCACTCAGTTAATTTTCACAATAGTTCCATGGGTGGGGATTTTTATCCTCAtcttacagctgaggaaacagactaagagagattaagtaacttgctcaggatCACACAGCCATTCAGTGGGGGCACCAGACTGTCCAAAGTTGTCTGCCCTGTGGCCTCCTATCCAAAAGCACACATGGGCAAGGCAGCGAGGGTGGGGAGGCTCACTCACCATATACATAGCAGCAGCTACAGGAAGGTAAAAGGAGTAGAAAGCTGTCTTGTACTTGACAATAGATTTGTACCTGAGCACAGGGAGAAGATAAACTCCTCAGAAGGATAAtgcccccgccccagccctccCTCACTGTCCAGATATGGTTCCCATTGTCCCTCACCTCTTTTCAGTGAATCTGCCAAGATCTACATTGCCCTGGGGGGCCGTGATGAGGTCCAGGGTCTGTCCGATCTCAGTCTGATAAGAACTctaaggaagaggaaaatggCCCATGACCTGGGCTTTCTCCAGGGCTGGAGAACCCTGAAATCTTGGGCCCTACATCCCATACCAGTTGACACCTGGGCAGTCAGAAAgacagcaggagggagagaggggcccAAGACTCAAGGCCCATCCAGTCACACACACCGTCCCTTACGACTCCTCAGTCACAGAGACACAGAAGCCCCTCTcgccaccaccaccctccccaatTCCCTTCCTCAATTACTTCCCCATCCAGGCAAACCGAGGTATCTCCTGTGTCCTGAAACAAGCTAGATGAGAATGTCCTACAGAGGCCAAGGCTACTGTGGGCACCCTCTGGGCACCGAGCCCTGGTCTGCAGCACACCTGCAGGAAGAGCTCAATCAGGTTCATATAATAGGGCTGCTCCCGGCAGTAGAACTTCAGCAGGCGGTAGACACATGCTTCCAGAAGGAAAGCGTCATTGATTGCATCCAAACCTATGCCTGGCTGtcaaagacacagaaaaacaagcaATCAGTCTTTGGCCTAGACTCATACCAAGAACCTGTAACTCTGAACACCTCCACAGGCTCCACGTGACCATCTCCCCGTGGCCTGTTCCCATGCCCACCGCTACCTTCCCGCCCACTTTACCTTCTGATACCAGCAGATCTGGCCCCGTCGGGTGAGGGATGAATCCATGATGTCGTCTGACACCACGAAGAAGGCTTGGAGCTAGAACGAAAAGTGGAATAAGAGCCCCAGGGCTCCTTATTACTGTTCCTTCTGCCAGCAACAGAGCTGCTGCTTTTGAGAATCACTGAGCTGGTAAGGAAGGTCAGGATGAGGAGGccgaggacttttttttttttttttttttgccacactatgtggcatgtggtatcttagtttgccaaccagggactgaacccgtgcccctgcactgggagcgcggagtcttaaccactgaaccaccagggaagtccaccaagGACTTTTCGTCTGTGCTGTGGGACTTTGGAAAGTTACATGACTTCTCTGGCTCAGGCTTCCCACCTATAAAAAGGGACAAAAACTCCCTTGTTTTCAAAGTAAGAGACACAACAGATCTCTGACATCTCCAGACAAGCAGCCCTAGACAATCCCTGGTTATCAGGGAGATGATGAAACATCTTCATATACTGGACTCTCTTGCGAAAAACTTCAGTGAATGCTTCAAGTAAGATTTCTTCATGCAATTTGACTTTCCATGACTTGTGGAACAAAAAAGGCTGTTCCTGTGTCCTCCCCGGGCACTCTGCTTACCTACTCCAGTGaccaggaacaaaaccccacctcAGGGAGCTCGTTAGGGAGCGCAGGTCTAATAGGATGGAACTCAAGTCTGACTTCCAGTAACTTTCACCCATGGGTCTTAAACATCATCAAAGGGCTTCCTCTTCTGAGTGCCAGCCTACTTGAAGGTACCCAAACGTGCTGGTTCCCCACAGGACTGTGAACTCCTTGGAGGCAGGGCAATGTGTTTGTCCCCCTGGCactcccagagcccagcacagcaTGGTCCCAGAGTGGGTGTGTCATAAATGTTTGtctaagaaataaatgagagaatgaaGCACTGTAACGTCCCCCAGGATACTTCTTGCAGTCAGGCTACACATTCCGGCTCCTTCAAACAGCTTTTGAAgacatggtttttgttttttctgggttttttttggctgcaccacacggcttgagggatcttagttccctgaccagggactgaacctgggccctcagcagtgaaagcgccgagtcctaaccactgaaccaccaggaatTCCCCGAAGATATAGTTTTGAAATCTTCACCCCACCCTGATCCCTGTATGTGCTCTAGTGGATCTGCATCGCTCAGAGGAAGTGCCCAACACCACCCACCAGCTCACGTGTGGGCAGAGAAAGGGTTATGGCGGTCGCTGCTCTTGTTTCAGGCGAGGTCCCTGTGCACCTTGACCTCTGACTTCGCCCTGGGGTGGGACCTGGGTTTTCCACACCGGGGGCACACGTTTTATTTATGATGTGTTTATTTGGAGTGGCATTGTTCCCCTGAAGCCACAGGTCCACTGCCTCCCCTGAGTGATTACAAGGGCCATCTGGTTTCAACCAGCACCACTCAACCAAGATTGTCTCCAAAGGGCGTTCATTCTGTGGCCTCCCTCAATCTTCTCTGCCCCCCAACTGCACTTTCTATTTGTTAGGAGAACTTTAAATCTATAGGGATGGTACCACAGTACTGGGTTGAGTTTTTTTAGTCATCTTCCCAGGTATGTACTATAGTGGGAAGTAACGGGAAATATACCACATTACCTATGTAGCATCCTTACCAAAATGTTTACCCTGATTATTTCCTCATGATATTAATCAGACTGGATTGAGATACTCTACCAAATAACTGGCCTGGACTTTAAAAGTCAACTGTGATAGAGGAAGTATTCTAAAGACTGGAGAAAAACTACCAAATGCGATACATTACTCCTGCTTGGATCctggatgttttaaaaaaaaaaaaaacctatagtGGACAATTGGGGGGGATTTACAAGTATTTAAATATGGAATATACATTAGATAATATTTTAGTACCAATGTTAAATATCTTGGATGTTGCTATGATCTGGATGTGCCCCCcaccaaaattcgtatgttgaaaccctaaccttcaaagatgatggtattagaaggtggaccctttgggaggtgcttaggttaTGAGAATGGAAGCCTCGTGAAAGGGATTAGTGCCGTTATGAAAGAGACCCTacagagctcccttgccccttccacctgAGGACATAGCAAGGAGATGctggctatgaaccaggaagaaagccCTCAGCCGACcgtgctggtgccttgatcttggacctcccagccttcagagctgtgagatataaacttctgttgtttataagttacccagcctgtgatattttgttgtagcagcccagACAAAGATGTGATAACAGTATTGTGGTTACATAGGCAAATGTCCTCATTTTTAGGAAGTAAAtgctgaaatagaaaaataagagattGAAGGAGATGAGGCAGAAGTGAAAGGAAGATAGAAGCAGAAATTATAACAAAAATCATCCAAAACAATGGTGGACAGCTCAAATGGAATCTTGGGGAAGTGACAGAAGTACAGCTGCGTTTAAGAAAAcacggggcagggtgggggggacttccctggtggcacagtggttaagaatccgcctgccaatgcagggcacgcaggttcgagccctggtccaggaagatcccacatgctgcggaggaactaagcccgtgcgccacaactactgagcctgtgctctagagcctgtgagccacaactacgtgAGCCcatgagcccacgtgccacaactactgaagcccgtgcacctagagcccgtgctctgcaacaagagaagccaccgcaatgagaagcccccgcaccacaacgaagagcagcccccgctcgctgcaactagagaaagcccgcgcgcagcaaggaagacccaaagcggccaaaaattaattcattaattaattttttaaaaaaagaaaacatgggagtTTCCTGgtcatccagtggttaggactcagggctttcactgccagggcccaggggtcAATCcgtggtcaggaactaagatcacgcaagccgcatggcacggccaaaagaaaaaaacacccccAGATGCACCCAGTGCAGCTGAGGTTAACAGCAACCGATTCTACCAGGTGAGCTGTTGGCCCTTCGTACTCTCGCCTCCCTCCGCCCCACAGCTCTGgtcctctcctcctgcccttccctcctTGCCCGCCCTCTGTGTTTATGGGCTCCTCGGCCCCTCCAGATCCCTAGAAGGGCACCAGGGGCCCTTCACCAGGGGCCCCGTCCACAGTGAGGCCATCGTCCTTCTACCTCCTTGGAGGCAAATCCCTATTCTCCAGCCCCATCTCTCTTACAGGCTCCAGACTGGAACTTCCAACACCTGCAGGACAGACAGCTCCACTTGACCTGCTCATACAGAGAATGCGGTGTGGCCGACTCAGCTCGTCACGTCCTCCCTCGGGCCAGCTGCTCCTCTCCGCAGGCCAGAATCACCCGTCATTCGCCAAGCCCTGAGCGTCTTCCCTCCTGGGCTCACTGGCCCCCTCCTCAGGGCCTGGCACCGCCGCCCCCAGAACCTGGTCCCCCTGTCGCTAATGAAGACTTTAGGCCAGGCCAGCAAACCATACACCTTCAAGGGCCAAGTGAGCTTGGAGACAGGAAGATGTGGGGATTGGAGCAAGATAAAGACAGACCCACACATGTCCTGTCTTGGGAAAGTGGCCTCAATTCAACTTCAGCCAACTGTTGCTACATGGGACTCTGGACCCAGATCTAGCAATTTTCCAAGTAATGCTAGAAATCTGGtgttttatgtgaaatctctTCTTTGTTAGATTTAgggaacttaattttaaaatattttcgaAAACTACCAATGGGCTTCCAGTTTTCAATCTTTGCCACAGAACAACGTTCTAGAAGAACTACCTTACTTCTGCGGCTGTCCTCTGCTCAGAGGAAAGAGTTGACAACTTTATGGCCAGTTCCAAGGCCCTGGCCCACAGCAGGTCTACAGGTGAAATGTGTACCCACTGGCAAAGAGTTTCCCCACATTTGTTAACCCTTTGGAGTAATTCACTAAGTCTGGCTGCAGCACACTAGAGGCACAGAAACACAACCAACCAAGAAACCAAGTTTCAGGCCCATCCCTTCTTGCCCCACCCCATCCTACCCAGGGTACCCCCACTCTAGTAAAGCTCGtcttctcctgcccctccccctccctcttacCAGTTCCACACACCAGCCCACGGTCAGGGCCCGCCGGAGACTTTCAGCATCCTGCTTCCTGGGCTCCACCAGCTCCCGGAACGCTACCAGCACTGTCAAACCCCGATGGTACTTGCCTCCGACGGCATTGTACTCCAGGACCTAGGGGCAAGGGCAGAGCGACAAGGCATCAGGGTCTACAGAGCAGCTATTCTGAGAGTTGTCCTTGCCCTTTCCCACTTCCAACCACGAGACCTAACTTTATCCTCCTCAACCCCAACCCCTCCTTCAGGCAGCCTCTGGAATTGCTATTCTCTTGGCTTCTTCCCAAATCCTGGAGCACAGCTAGAAGTTCTCCAGTCCCCAGGCTCTCTCTGCATTGCCTTCTTCAGTACACTTAAAGGCTCCATACGGGAGATTAAAATCTGCTCCCAAACCCCCAGGACAGGGCTTGAACTGGGCGAAAACTCTGTACGTGCTACTGATAGGGACAGAGTTAAAGGACAACgtaggtgattaaatagttaatcccactaggggactgtaagtaaagaaaaaaagtatgggagacccctgtaagttaatgatcactgaagaaagcaggttcgcttaaccacaaaaccaagcaggcctGCTTAGCAACAGAACCATGCAACAGAGCATAAGAtatgccccaaaacaataaaataatggtggcatgagacccacatcctgcccagtgagttCAGTAAGTTTATGACCCCTAGAACATGCTCtctgcacacacaaaaaacaatttATGGAAAGGCGACATTTCAGTGTGAAAGACGCTCATTGTACTAAGACCTGAAATAATTGTTCCATAGCGACACGACAGTCCTGGCTTAAACACgcagggacaagaaaactcccctgccCAACCCGGAGGAGGAGGTGATGATGAAAGCATGacatctactcaagaatgaggaagaaggtggttttgtcctcctccccacttttcctttgattataaaaccgTAGCCCACAAAGTTCTTGGGGTGTGGCACCCTCTCACCCACCGgcttgtaagcctcacaagcaTTCTATTCTAATCAATCACTTCTtttctatcactttgcctcttgctgaattctttctgcgctgagacataaagaactggAGCTCCTCAGAGCCCCCAGAAACACCACCTAGTGGCTTCACTATGGGAATGGCTGGCGTGCTCACGTCTCTCCTTCACCCCGTCCCCAATTCTCCTAACTTCCCCTTCACAGCCCATTCCTCCTTTCTCAGCCAC
The sequence above is drawn from the Tursiops truncatus isolate mTurTru1 chromosome 1, mTurTru1.mat.Y, whole genome shotgun sequence genome and encodes:
- the FDPS gene encoding farnesyl pyrophosphate synthase isoform X3, translating into MNGDQKLDVYAQERQDFIQHFSQIVKVLTEEDIGHPETGDAIARLKEVLEYNAVGGKYHRGLTVLVAFRELVEPRKQDAESLRRALTVGWCVELLQAFFVVSDDIMDSSLTRRGQICWYQKPGIGLDAINDAFLLEACVYRLLKFYCREQPYYMNLIELFLQSSYQTEIGQTLDLITAPQGNVDLGRFTEKRYKSIVKYKTAFYSFYLPVAAAMYMAGIDGEKEHANAKKILLEMGEFFQIQDDYLDLFGDPSVMGKIGTDIQDNKCSWLVVQCLQRASPEQRQILQENYGQKEAEKVARVKALYEEMNLRAVFTQYEEHSYSHIMGLIEQYAAPLPPAIFLGLANKIYKRKK
- the FDPS gene encoding farnesyl pyrophosphate synthase isoform X1, which gives rise to MLPLSRWLRSVGFFLLPAPCWVPRERWLGSLRQPSLVHGCPVLGAWHSARCWCQAWTEEPRAFYSSLRMNGDQKLDVYAQERQDFIQHFSQIVKVLTEEDIGHPETGDAIARLKEVLEYNAVGGKYHRGLTVLVAFRELVEPRKQDAESLRRALTVGWCVELLQAFFVVSDDIMDSSLTRRGQICWYQKPGIGLDAINDAFLLEACVYRLLKFYCREQPYYMNLIELFLQSSYQTEIGQTLDLITAPQGNVDLGRFTEKRYKSIVKYKTAFYSFYLPVAAAMYMAGIDGEKEHANAKKILLEMGEFFQIQDDYLDLFGDPSVMGKIGTDIQDNKCSWLVVQCLQRASPEQRQILQENYGQKEAEKVARVKALYEEMNLRAVFTQYEEHSYSHIMGLIEQYAAPLPPAIFLGLANKIYKRKK
- the FDPS gene encoding farnesyl pyrophosphate synthase isoform X2, with the translated sequence MLPLSRWLRSVGFFLLPAPCWVPRERWLGSLRQPSLVHGCPVLGAWHSARCWCQAWTEEPRAFYSSLRMNGDQKLDVYAQERQDFIQHFSQIVKVLTEEDIGHPETGDAIARLKEVLEYNAVGGKYHRGLTVLVAFRELVEPRKQDAESLRRALTVGWCVELLQAFFVVSDDIMDSSLTRRGQICWYQKPGIGLDAINDAFLLEACVYRLLKFYCREQPYYMNLIELFLQSSYQTEIGQTLDLITAPQGNVDLGRFTEKRYKSIVKYKTAFYSFYLPVAAAMYMAGIDGEKEHANAKKILLEMGEFFQIQDDYLDLFGDPSVMGKIGTDIQDNKCSWLVVQCLQRASPEQRQILQVPERGLWIPELLKKGIEQWFFSEGELWAEGGREGGPGKGAIRGDESSGCVHAVRGTQLQPHYGSH